CCGGCGGTCGTCTTGATGCCCGGCGCGCGGGAGACCCATTCGAAGTACTCGCCGTCCTTCAGTTCCGTCACCTCCCAGACGGCGACCGGGAGCTTGGGCTGGCGGATCCGGGTCCGGGCGCCGACTCGCAGCGCGCCCTCGTCGAGCCGCTCGACCGAGTCCATGGTCGGAGTCCAGTCGGGCCAGTGGGCGACGTCGCTGAAGACCGCCCAGACGCGTTCGGCGGGGGCGTTGACGGTGGTGGAGTGATCGAAGCGCATGTACCAAATGGTACATGCGCGGTCCGTGGCCGTCGATCGGCCGAGCGTCGACGCTGCGTGTACGGACGGTAAGAGTCGGGTCAGATCGGCGATTGCGGTGTGCCGACGATCCGGTGCCGCCGGTAGGGTCGTCGCCATGGCCGACCAGAACACGAACCACGCCACCGAGAACGAGCAGGACCCGGGCGCGAGCACCCAGATGTTCCGCGCCTTCGTCAGCGAGGGCGAGGTCCAGCCCGCCGAAGAGCCGAAGATGAACGGCCGCATGCTGGCCGTCGTCGGCGCCGTCGTGGTCCTGATCGCCGTCGTCGCCGCGATCCTCGTCCTCTGACCGACCCTCTCCTGCACGACACGACCACGGCGCCGACTGGGCTTCCCCTGCGCGGCACGGCCGGCACGGTCAAGGTCGACGTCACGCTCGCCGGTACGTCCGTACGCTCAGCGTCTCGATGGGCCTGCACAAGCGCGACGACCGCCCGATGGGCGTGGCCGCTCCGTGGAGACCGAGCGCCACCGCGCGAGCGCCGCGGCCCAGGACTCGGGCTCTCCGAAGTCGCCCTGGACGACCGCTGGTCTGGGACCAGGACGAGGAATCCGGCGTCGACCCGCGGTGACGCACGGGGATTTGCTGGTGGTCTTCGGTGGTTTGCCGGCGTCGGGGTTCTGCTCGCCGCCGGTGAAGAAGCCTGGCGACTTCGGCTGCCTGATGAGCCGCTTCGCCGTTGCCGACCCCGACACTCCGGCCCTGCTGCGCGGGCTGGGGTCGCTGCTGCTGCCGCACACGCAGGTGCGAGATCGTGAGCTGAACAGATGACCACCGTGGACGTGCACGTCGTACGGGTGTTCGTCGATCCCTCCGGTGCCTTCGGGAACCCGTTGGGGATTGTTGACGGCGCGCTGGTTCCCGTCGAGGAGCGGCAGCGGACGGCTGCCCGGCTCGGCTACAGCGAGACCGTCTTCGTCGACGATCCCGCGACCGGCCTGATCCAGATCTTCAGCCCCACTGGGGAGATGCCGTTCGCTGGGCACCCGACTGTCGGCGTCGCCTGGTGGTTGCACGCGCAAGGGCAGCACGTCGACGTACTGCGGGTGCCCGCCGGTGAGGTGCCCGTCATCCGCAGCAACGGCATCACCGCCGTACGCGCCAACGCTTCCTGGGGCAGCACCTTCGACTGGCGCCAGCTCGACACCCCCGGCGAGGTCCTCGCCGCAAGCCCCGCGTCGTACTCAGCAGGCCACACCTACCTCTGGGCCTGGGAAGACGAACCCCAAGGCCGCATCCGCGCCCGCGTCTTCGCGCCCGCCATGGGTGTCCCCGAAGACGAGGCCACCGGCTCAGCCGCCACCCAACTCACCGCCCGCCTGGGCCGCTCCCTCCACATCACCCAAGGCGCCGGCTCCCAACTCCTCACCACCAACCTCTCCGGCGGCTGGACCACGGTAGGCGGCCGAGTCCTCCCGGCCCCGAGCCGCACGATCACCACCTGACGTGAAGAGCGCCGTACTGGTCACGTACGCCCCAACCTCAGCGCCACCTGCCTCCAAGCCATGGCACTCCTGGGCGCCGACCTCGCCCCCGGCGTCGCCCAGCTGACTGCCCCCGACGGCCACCTCTTCACCCTGTACGCCGGCACCCCCGACGACCTAGCCGACTACCGCGACGTAACCCTCGTCCCCGCCACTCCCGGCCTCGAGGCGCCCAACCTCGCCCTCCCCGTCAGCACGGCGTACGTCGAATGCCGCTGGGAAGATCTCTTCGCCACCACCGTCGCCCACCTCGCCGACCACGTCCCAGGCCAACTCTGGGCGCTCGACAGCAACGACGTCGCTTGGGATGCCCGCGCGATCGATCCCTGGCGTATCTTGCTCTGACCTACGCGACGACGCCTGCGCCGCTGGTCGGCATCGCCGGTGACAGGCGTGCGCAAGCGGCGGTAGATCTGGGGAGGTGCCGGCTGCGCTGGTCTCCGCGTACGGCGCCCGCCGGGGCGAGTGGCAGGGACACGCTGGGGACGGTGTGAGTCTGGCGTAGTCGTTGACTCGGGGTGGTTGGCGGGCGGAGCATGGGTGCTCGGCTAGCGGGAGGTTCGCGATGGCGGAGGTTGTGCGGGCGGCGTTGGTGCAGGCCAACTGGACCGGGGACCAGGAGTCGATGGTCAAGGCGCATGAGGGGTATGCGCGGGAGGCCGCCGCCCTTGGGGCGAAGGTGATTTGTTTTCAGGAACTGTTCTACGGGCCTTACTTCTGTCAGGTTCAGGATCCTGAGTTCTACGAGTACGCCGAGACCGTGCCGGGGCCGACCACCGAGCGGTTCCAGGCGCTGGCCGAAGAGCTGGGCATGGTGATGGTGCTGCCGGTGTACGAGCAGGAGCAGGCGGGGGTGCTGTACAACACGGCCGCGGTGATCGATGCTGATGGCAAGTATCTGGGGAAGTACCGGAAGACTCATATTCCGCAGGTGAAGGGGTTCTGGGAGAAGTTCTACTTCCGGCCCGGGAACCTGGGGTATCCGGTGTTCGACACCGCGGTGGGGCGGATCGGGGTCTACATCTGTTACGACCGGCACTTCCCGGAAGGGTGGCGGGCGTTGGGATTGGCGGGGGCGAAGATCGTGTTCAACCCGTCGGCGACCTCCCGCGGGCTGTCGTCGTACTTGTGGAAGCTGGAGCAACCCGCCTCGGCAGTGGCCAACGAGTACTTCATCGGGGCGATCAACCGGGTCGGCGTCGAGGAGTACGGCGACAACGACTTCTACGGGACGTCGTACTTCGTCGACCCCGAGGGCAAGTTCGTCGGCGAGGTCGGGGACGACCACAACCCGGAGCTGATCGTCCGGGACCTGGATCTCGGGCTGCTCGACACGGTCAGGGACCGGTGGCAGTTCTACCGCGATCGCCGGCCGGACGCGTACGGGGACCTGACCAAGCCGTAACGAAGGAGCGCCACAGATGTCGTTGCTGGTCAAGGGTGGGACCGTCGTCGGGCCGACCGGGGCGCACCCGGCGGACGTCCTGATCGAGGGGGAGAAGATCGTCGCGCTCTTCGACCCCGAGCACAGCGGGAGCGTCACCGCCGACGAGGTGATCGATGCCGCGGGCAAGTACGTGATCCCGGGCGGGATCGACGCGCACACGCACATGGAGCTGCCGTTCGGCGGTACGGCGGCCAGCGACACCTTCGACACCGGGACCCGGGCGGCCGCCTGGGGCGGGACGACGACGATCATCGACTTCGCCGTACAGCGCACGGGCGAAGTGGTCCAGGACGGGCTCGCGGCCTGGCACACCAAGGCCGAGGGCAACTGTCACATCGACTACGCGTTCCACATGATCCTCGGCGGGGTCGACAACGACGCGCTGAAGGCGATGGACCAACTGGTCGCCGACGAGGGCATCACCAGCTTCAAGTTGTTCATGGCGTACCCCGGGGTGTTCTACTCCGACGACGGCCAGATCCTGCGTGCGATGCAGACCGCCCGCGCGAACGGCGCGATGGTGATGATGCACGCCGAGAACGGGATCGCGATCGACGTCCTGGTCCAGCAGGCGCTGGCCCGCGGTGAGACCGACCCGATCAACCACGGCCTCACCCGGCCGCCCGCGTTGGAGACCGAGGCGACGAGTCGGGCGATCGCGCTCGCCGAAGTCGCGGAGGACTGCCCGCTCTACATCGTCCACCTGTCGGCCAGCGGCGCGCTCGAAGCCGTCGCGGCCGCGCGGGACAAGGGCCGGAACGTGTTCGCCGAGACCT
The Kribbella italica DNA segment above includes these coding regions:
- the hydA gene encoding dihydropyrimidinase, yielding MSLLVKGGTVVGPTGAHPADVLIEGEKIVALFDPEHSGSVTADEVIDAAGKYVIPGGIDAHTHMELPFGGTAASDTFDTGTRAAAWGGTTTIIDFAVQRTGEVVQDGLAAWHTKAEGNCHIDYAFHMILGGVDNDALKAMDQLVADEGITSFKLFMAYPGVFYSDDGQILRAMQTARANGAMVMMHAENGIAIDVLVQQALARGETDPINHGLTRPPALETEATSRAIALAEVAEDCPLYIVHLSASGALEAVAAARDKGRNVFAETCPQYLYLTLEDQLGAPGFEGAKWVCSTPLRSKHESHARDLWKGLRSNDLAIVSTDHCPFCMKDQKELGRGDFSKIPNGIGGVEHRVDLVYQGVVDGQLSLERWVETIATTPARMFGLYPRKGVIQPGADGDVVVYDPNGTTRISAETHHMNMDHSAYEGFEVRGHVDTVISRGAVIVADGNYHGRKGHGRYLRRGLSSYLV
- a CDS encoding nitrilase-related carbon-nitrogen hydrolase codes for the protein MAEVVRAALVQANWTGDQESMVKAHEGYAREAAALGAKVICFQELFYGPYFCQVQDPEFYEYAETVPGPTTERFQALAEELGMVMVLPVYEQEQAGVLYNTAAVIDADGKYLGKYRKTHIPQVKGFWEKFYFRPGNLGYPVFDTAVGRIGVYICYDRHFPEGWRALGLAGAKIVFNPSATSRGLSSYLWKLEQPASAVANEYFIGAINRVGVEEYGDNDFYGTSYFVDPEGKFVGEVGDDHNPELIVRDLDLGLLDTVRDRWQFYRDRRPDAYGDLTKP
- a CDS encoding SRPBCC family protein; translated protein: MRFDHSTTVNAPAERVWAVFSDVAHWPDWTPTMDSVERLDEGALRVGARTRIRQPKLPVAVWEVTELKDGEYFEWVSRAPGIKTTAGHRVVSTPEGTVVTATVIQEGPLGWLFGKLYAKLTREYIATEITSLKKVTEA
- a CDS encoding PhzF family phenazine biosynthesis protein, which translates into the protein MTTVDVHVVRVFVDPSGAFGNPLGIVDGALVPVEERQRTAARLGYSETVFVDDPATGLIQIFSPTGEMPFAGHPTVGVAWWLHAQGQHVDVLRVPAGEVPVIRSNGITAVRANASWGSTFDWRQLDTPGEVLAASPASYSAGHTYLWAWEDEPQGRIRARVFAPAMGVPEDEATGSAATQLTARLGRSLHITQGAGSQLLTTNLSGGWTTVGGRVLPAPSRTITT